The nucleotide sequence ATCGCCAAAATGTTGTCCGTACCTCAAATGAAATCGGCCGCTCCCTCCTGGAACGTAACATGGTCAAAAGTGCTCGGAACAGAGTGGCCAACTTTCTGGAAAGACGGCGGGAAGAGCACGGTGTTCAGGCCGTCCATCTCTTCACGCCGGAACTCCGTCATATTGCCAGGGCTTCAGAGAAGGAATACGCGGCCAGCCCTCCATCGCCGGATTTTCTTGAGAAAATCCTTGAATCTAATCAAAACCTTAAAAGTGGAGAGAAGGAACCTCTCCCTCTTTCTATTCAATCAACACCGAAAGGAGATCTTATCCGGGGCGTCATTCCATTACGTTCAAGAAACCGCATTGTTGCAATCCTTGTGGTCGACCATCTGATCCCTCTTGACGTTGTTCAGAAGATGGAGGGAATCAAGAAATCGGTCGAAGAATACAAACAGTTGAAGGCATTCAAGAACCCTATTAAGGGAAGCTACATCCTTTCTTTCCTGATCATTGTCCTCTTGATCATCTTTTCGGCGGTATGGTTCGGTATCTACTTTTCCCGAACCATTACTGTTCCAATACAGCGTCTTGCCGAGGGGACACAAGCCGTTGCGGGTGGAGATTTAAATTTCCAGCTTGATGTCCGGGCAACCGATGAACTGGGCGTACTGGTTGATTCTTTTAACAAAATGACGTCTGACTTAAAGCAGGGGCAGGAAAAAATTAAAGAGGTGAATCGTTTTCTCCTGGTGTCGAACCGGGAATCGGAGGGACGCCGCGCCTATATGGAAGGTGTCCTGCAAAATATCGGCGCGGGCGTTATTTCTGTCGATGAAAAAGGAAGGATCGCGACTTTTAATCCGTCAGCAAGCAAGATTTTCAGTGTCCCGCCCAATGAGGCCATTCAGAAGGACTTTATTGATTTCTTCTTATCCCGAAAAATGGGGGGAATCACCGACCTCTATCAGCAGATGCAAGCAGCGGGGGAAAAGTCTTTGGAGGAAGAAATTATTGTCGAAGTTCAGAATAGGCTATTGACCCTGCGCATCACGCTTTCGGTTTTGCAGGGACACGACAAAAGGCTTCTGGGCTTTGTGATCGTTTTTGATGATTTGACCGAACTCATCCGGGCTCAAAAAGTTGCGACCTGGCAGGAGGTAGCCCGTCGAATTGCCCATGAAATTAAAAATCCTCTCACCCCGATTCAGCTTTCCACCGAGCGTCTTCGGAAGAAATATTTCCAGGGGTCCTCCGATTTTGATAAAATCTTTGATGAATCGACCCGAATCGTGATTAACGAGGTACAGGGCCTGAAGCGATTGGTTGATGAATTCTCGGAATTTGCCAGGCTCCCTCCTCCTCACCGCAGCGTGCAAACAATCAACCCAATTTTACAGGAGGTGATTCTCCTTTATCAAACAAGTCAAAAAGACATCGTCGTCACTTCTCAGTTTGATGAAGATATTCCCATGCTGAATTTGGATCGTGACCAGATCAAACGTGTATTCCTGAATTTATTTGAGAATGCGGTTGAAGCCATGGAGGGGGAGGGCGGCGTCTATATTGCGACGGCATACGATCTGGCCCAACAAAAGGTTCGGATAGAGGTTTCTGATGAGGGTGTGGGTATTGAGCCTGATGATCTTGAGAAACTGTTTCTCCCTTATTTTTCTAGAAAAAAAACCGGAACAGGGCTCGGATTGGCCATTGTCAATCGCATTGTGACAGATCATAATGGACAAATTCGCGTCGCACCCCGACATCCAAAAGGGACAACCTTTACCATTGAGTTCCCCGTATAGGGATGACATATTCAGCATGCCTAGATAAAGCTTCAGGGCAAGGCGTGAGGATTCGAGAACTACAGCAGCGCCGTCATGGTGGCTTAAACGAGTCTCAATAGTTACCAAAGGAGATTACTTGGCTGAACAGATTTTACTCGTAGATGATGAACCGGCGATCCTCTCCACGCTATCGGGTATCCTGAGCGATGAGGGATATGATGTTCATGTTGCAGGGAATGGGGTCGATGCGCTTCAACAGGTGAAAACCACTTCCCCCGAAGTTGTCTTGCTTGATATCTGGATGCCGAACCCGGACGGGCTTGTCACCCTAAAGAAGATAAAAGCTTCCTCTCCAGAGGTCATTGTTGTCATGATGTCAGGCCATGGTTCAATCGAAACGGCCGTGAAAGCGATCAAGCTGGGGGCTTATGACTATATCGAAAAACCTCTCTCTTTGGAAAAAGTAATCCTGATGGTGAAGCATGCCCTGACCGAACGTAGGCTGCAACAGGAAAACAAGACACTGAAAATGATGGTGGAAAAAAGATATGAAATGATTGGTGAGAGTCCGCCCATCCTTGATTTGATTCAACAGATCAAAATGGCCGGTCCCTCCCAGGGCCGGGTATTGATCTCAGGGGAGAACGGAACGGGGAAAGAGTTGGTCGCCAGGATGATCCATGCGGAAAGTCCGAGGAAAGCAAGGCCATTTCTCGAGATCAATTGTGCCGCGATTCCAAGCAACCTTATTGAAAGTGAACTTTTTGGATATGAGAAGGGTGCCTTCACCGGGGCGGAACGTCAGAAAAAGGGACAGTTTGAACTGGCTCACGAGGGAACACTCTTTCTTGATGAAATCGGGGACATGTCTCTTCCGACCCAATCAAAGGTTCTTCGGGTATTACAGGATCAGGTTTTTTATCGGGTCGGTGGGGGGGAACGGATCAAGGTCAATGTCCGAGTCATCGCAGCGTCGAACAAAGACCTCTCGGAAGAGATCAAGGAGGAAACCTTCCGTGAAGATCTGTATTACCGTTTAAATGTGATCCCTTTACATGTCCCTCCTCTCAGGCAACGTGCAGAGGATATCCCGCGCCTTATTGCTCACTTTATGAAAGAGCTCTCTCAGGAGCAAGGCCTCAAGCCCAAAAGAATAGAAGCAGAAGTTTATGATTTAATGAAGCAATATGGGTGGCCGGGCAATGTGAGAGAACTCAGAAACATTACTGAGAGACTAATGATCATGGTCCCGTCCCAAGTGATTACACAGGACGATCTTCCTGACTTTATCCAATACGGGGAGGGGGATCAATCTCAGATCCTACAATCGACATCGACGCCTGCCTCTTCGCTGAAAGAAGCCCGTAGTCTTTTCGAAAAGAAACATATTCTGGAAAAGCTTGGGGAAAATAACTGGAATGTCATTAAAACAGCGGAAGCGCTGAAGATTGAGCGGACCTATCTCTACCGGAAAATGAAGTTTCTCGGGATAGAGGCACCCGAGGAAAAATAAGACCGAAAAACCACCCTATACCGTGCGAAACCACCGGAGCCGAAGGGCATTTGTTACGACACTTACAGAAGAGAGTCCCATGGCTGCGGCAGCCAGGATGGGGGAAAGGAGGATGCCCGACAGAGGATAGAGGACACCCGCCGCGACGGGGATGAGAATGATGTTGTAGATAAAAGCAAAGAAAAGGTTCTGCCGGATATTCTTCATTGTCTCTTTTGAAAGTCGAAGTGCGGTGACAATCCCCCGAAGATCACCTCCGACAAGCGTAATGTCTGCAGCCGCCATGGCAACATCAGTTCCGGTTCCGATGGCCATGCCGATGTTCGCCTGGGCCAGCGCGGGCGCATCGTTTATTCCGTCTCCCACCATGGCGACACGATGCCCCTTCTTTTGAAGTTCTTTTATTTTTTGGGCCTTCTCATTTGGAAGCACCTCTGCGATGACCTGGTCAATCCCAACTGCCTGAGCAATAACCTCCGCTGTTTTCTTTTGATCCCCAGTGAGAAGCAGGGTCTTTAAGCCAATTCGATGCAAGGCCGCAATGACCCCGTTTGCACCTTCTTTTACGGTATCAGAGACTGCGATAATCCCAAAACATTCATTCCCGATAACTACAAACATCGGTGTTTTCCCTTCTTCCAAAAGGCGAACGCCGGCCTTTTGAAATGTCTTCATGGAGATTTCTTTTTCCTCAAACCATCGGGCGGTTCCGAGCAGGACCACTTTCCCCTGAATCACCGCCTGGATTCCTTTTCCGGGAATGGCTTCAAAGTCTTCCGGCTCGACGAGGTCAATTTTTTCGTCTTTAGCCGCCGTTAATATCGACTGGGCCAAAGGATGTTCTGAACCCTGTTCGGCGCTGCCGGCATAAAAGAGAAGTTTGTTCCGATCTTCTTTTCTGCTGATGACGTCGGTGACGGAAGGTTTTCCATGGGTGAGGGTCCCTGTCTTATCAAACACCACCATATCCACCTTCTGAGCCATCTGCAGCGCCTCGCCGCTTCGGATTAAAACTCCGGATTCAGCCCCGCGGCTGATTCCAACCATGACAGATGTCGGCGTGGCCAGACCCAGCGCACAGGGGCATGCGACGATCAAGACGGCGACGGAGGCAATGAGGGCGTGGGTCAACTGTGGAGCGGGGCCCACAAGAAACCAGACGATAAAAGACAAGAATGCAATCCCCATTACTGTCGGGACAAAGAAAGAAGCGATCTTGTCGGCCAGTTTGGCAATGGGCGGTTTGCTTCCTTGCGCTTCTTCAACAAGGCGGATAATTTGAGAAAGGACCATCTCTGAACCTACTTGCGTCGCCTTGAAAGCAAATCGGCCGGTCTGGTTCAATGTTCCGCCGATAACGGAGTCTCCGCCCTTTTTTTCGACCGGAAGACTCTCCCCTGTAATCATGGATTCATCTACCGAGGAGTATCCCTGAATGATTTCTCCATCGACCGGAATCTTTTCTCCGGGACGGACAACAATCTGGTTCCCCACCTGAACATCGGACAAGGGGACTTCCTTCACTTCGCCATTGCTTTGCAAGATAGAGGCTGTTTTTGCCTGAACACCCATTAATTTTCGTATCGCCTCAGAGGCCTTCCCCCGGGCGCGCGTTTCCAGTAATCTTCCTATCAAAATAAGGGTCACGATGGCGGCAGAGGTATCGTAATAGACCACGGGGTTCACCCCTTCCCCAACAAAGAGGTTCGGGAAAAAAGTGGCCATAAAACTGTATGCATAGGCGGCAGAAGTTCCCACAGCGATCAGGGTGTTCATATCTGATGTCCAATGCCTTGCCGCAGCCCATGCGCCCTTATAAAATTGCCTTCCAGCCCAGAATTGAACCGGTGTGGCTAAGAAAAATTGTACCATGAGGTTCATTTTTGAATGAGCCGGGAACAGAAAATCCAATCTAAAGAAGTCGGCATGCATCACAACTGAAATGGCAAGCGTCAGAATAAGTGAACCGAAAACTTTTCGGCTGGAAGCCGAACGAGATTTATCTTTCTGGACAGCACCTTCCGGGAGGATTTTTCCTGAATCGGGCGCTTGATATCCAAGCTTTCGGATGACATCTTTTATCGCTTTAATATTTATCAGGGTCGGCAAATATTCAATCGTTGCCTTTTCAGAGGCCAGGTTAACCGAGGCCAGAAAGATCCCGGTCTGGCTTTTCAAGGTTCCTTCAATTTTTGCGACGCAGGAAGCGCAGGACATTCCCTCAATCGGGATTGTCGTCTTTTCTGTCTTGATGTCATAGCCGATATGTTGAACCACTTGGATAATCTCTGTTGGGGCCCCGGACTCCTTCAGATATACGGTTGCTTTTTCAGTA is from Candidatus Manganitrophaceae bacterium and encodes:
- a CDS encoding sigma-54-dependent Fis family transcriptional regulator, with protein sequence MAEQILLVDDEPAILSTLSGILSDEGYDVHVAGNGVDALQQVKTTSPEVVLLDIWMPNPDGLVTLKKIKASSPEVIVVMMSGHGSIETAVKAIKLGAYDYIEKPLSLEKVILMVKHALTERRLQQENKTLKMMVEKRYEMIGESPPILDLIQQIKMAGPSQGRVLISGENGTGKELVARMIHAESPRKARPFLEINCAAIPSNLIESELFGYEKGAFTGAERQKKGQFELAHEGTLFLDEIGDMSLPTQSKVLRVLQDQVFYRVGGGERIKVNVRVIAASNKDLSEEIKEETFREDLYYRLNVIPLHVPPLRQRAEDIPRLIAHFMKELSQEQGLKPKRIEAEVYDLMKQYGWPGNVRELRNITERLMIMVPSQVITQDDLPDFIQYGEGDQSQILQSTSTPASSLKEARSLFEKKHILEKLGENNWNVIKTAEALKIERTYLYRKMKFLGIEAPEEK
- a CDS encoding PAS domain-containing protein, producing the protein MNQDSTKIGKTKKKSVFRPVWITALFLTASVSLTFLLFRGIEHPSQFSTNILVLTLVNVNITLTIVLVLLLSRNLIKVYFERKREPGKSRFKSKLVGAFLGLSLIPSILLFIVASGLLTSSIENWFSIQVEKSLDQSLGVAQDYYEQNRQNVVRTSNEIGRSLLERNMVKSARNRVANFLERRREEHGVQAVHLFTPELRHIARASEKEYAASPPSPDFLEKILESNQNLKSGEKEPLPLSIQSTPKGDLIRGVIPLRSRNRIVAILVVDHLIPLDVVQKMEGIKKSVEEYKQLKAFKNPIKGSYILSFLIIVLLIIFSAVWFGIYFSRTITVPIQRLAEGTQAVAGGDLNFQLDVRATDELGVLVDSFNKMTSDLKQGQEKIKEVNRFLLVSNRESEGRRAYMEGVLQNIGAGVISVDEKGRIATFNPSASKIFSVPPNEAIQKDFIDFFLSRKMGGITDLYQQMQAAGEKSLEEEIIVEVQNRLLTLRITLSVLQGHDKRLLGFVIVFDDLTELIRAQKVATWQEVARRIAHEIKNPLTPIQLSTERLRKKYFQGSSDFDKIFDESTRIVINEVQGLKRLVDEFSEFARLPPPHRSVQTINPILQEVILLYQTSQKDIVVTSQFDEDIPMLNLDRDQIKRVFLNLFENAVEAMEGEGGVYIATAYDLAQQKVRIEVSDEGVGIEPDDLEKLFLPYFSRKKTGTGLGLAIVNRIVTDHNGQIRVAPRHPKGTTFTIEFPV
- a CDS encoding copper-translocating P-type ATPase, which gives rise to MTVDQHKGIRLDLPISGMTCAGCASRIEKSLQASEQVLSSSVNFATEKATVYLKESGAPTEIIQVVQHIGYDIKTEKTTIPIEGMSCASCVAKIEGTLKSQTGIFLASVNLASEKATIEYLPTLINIKAIKDVIRKLGYQAPDSGKILPEGAVQKDKSRSASSRKVFGSLILTLAISVVMHADFFRLDFLFPAHSKMNLMVQFFLATPVQFWAGRQFYKGAWAAARHWTSDMNTLIAVGTSAAYAYSFMATFFPNLFVGEGVNPVVYYDTSAAIVTLILIGRLLETRARGKASEAIRKLMGVQAKTASILQSNGEVKEVPLSDVQVGNQIVVRPGEKIPVDGEIIQGYSSVDESMITGESLPVEKKGGDSVIGGTLNQTGRFAFKATQVGSEMVLSQIIRLVEEAQGSKPPIAKLADKIASFFVPTVMGIAFLSFIVWFLVGPAPQLTHALIASVAVLIVACPCALGLATPTSVMVGISRGAESGVLIRSGEALQMAQKVDMVVFDKTGTLTHGKPSVTDVISRKEDRNKLLFYAGSAEQGSEHPLAQSILTAAKDEKIDLVEPEDFEAIPGKGIQAVIQGKVVLLGTARWFEEKEISMKTFQKAGVRLLEEGKTPMFVVIGNECFGIIAVSDTVKEGANGVIAALHRIGLKTLLLTGDQKKTAEVIAQAVGIDQVIAEVLPNEKAQKIKELQKKGHRVAMVGDGINDAPALAQANIGMAIGTGTDVAMAAADITLVGGDLRGIVTALRLSKETMKNIRQNLFFAFIYNIILIPVAAGVLYPLSGILLSPILAAAAMGLSSVSVVTNALRLRWFRTV